GCCCGTCGAGGCCGTCCAGCTCTACACGCAGTACATCCACGGCGAGATCAGCCGCCGCGCCTTCCTGAACGGCGTGAAGCGCTTCCCGGTGGCGGGGCTCACGGCGGCCGCCATCGTGGAGGCGCTGATGCCCAATTACGCGGCCGGCCAGGTCGTGTCGAAGACCGACGAGCGGATCGCGGCCAGCTACCAGACCGTGCCGTCGCCCCAGGGCAACGGCTACATCAAGGGCTACCTGGTCCGGCCGTTCAGCGCGGACACGCGCGGCGACACGCCGGCCAAGCTGCCGGGCATCCTGGTGGTCCACGAGAACCGCGGCTTGAACCCGCACATCGAGGACATCGCCCGCCGGCTGGCGCTCGCCAACTTCATGGCCTTCGCGCCCGATGCCCTGAGCTCGGTCGGCGGCTACCCCGGCGACGACGCCCGCGGCGGAGCGCTCTTCTCGAAGGTGGACAACGCCAGGAAGCTCGAGGACTTCATCGCCGCCGCCCGGTGGCTCAAGGCGCGGCCGGACTGCACGGGCAAGATCGGCGTGACGGGCTTCTGCTACGGCGGGAGCGTCTGCAACACGCTCGCCGTCAGGATGGGCGCGGACCTCGCCGCCGCGGTGCCGTTCTACGGCGGGGCGGCGCCCGAGGCGGACGTGCCGAAGATCAAGGCCGCGATCCTCGTGCACCACGGTGGACTGGACACGCGGCTGGCCGAGGCCTGGCCCGCCTACGACAGGGCGCTCACGGCCGCGGGCGTGACGCACGACGGCTACGTCTATCCGGGCGCCCTCCACGGCTTCAA
Above is a genomic segment from Vicinamibacterales bacterium containing:
- a CDS encoding dienelactone hydrolase family protein codes for the protein MSADRPKLPVEAVQLYTQYIHGEISRRAFLNGVKRFPVAGLTAAAIVEALMPNYAAGQVVSKTDERIAASYQTVPSPQGNGYIKGYLVRPFSADTRGDTPAKLPGILVVHENRGLNPHIEDIARRLALANFMAFAPDALSSVGGYPGDDARGGALFSKVDNARKLEDFIAAARWLKARPDCTGKIGVTGFCYGGSVCNTLAVRMGADLAAAVPFYGGAAPEADVPKIKAAILVHHGGLDTRLAEAWPAYDRALTAAGVTHDGYVYPGALHGFNNDATPERYNKAAADLAWQRTLTWFDTHVRG